From one Haloferax marinisediminis genomic stretch:
- a CDS encoding CPBP family glutamic-type intramembrane protease: protein VLRRRLSRLPWLYRALLVGGVVGAAWSLWSLPAGDLTYRAVHDALLFILIPGALAVSHGRNLGWRVDRRALRNTVLLALFVLPFYLVGSSLPTIRTYYPMWHTSTALADFVPHAAQQLLVVIAAETYYRGLLCVGVREIGRKSALISPILYAFHHVGKPPIELLLSAPTDILFGLVDYESDSILPSIVAHGFGLILLDWLVLHPPLFPPEDVAAALQWLPIPL from the coding sequence GTGCTCCGTCGCCGGCTCTCGCGACTCCCGTGGCTCTATCGCGCACTCCTCGTCGGAGGCGTCGTCGGTGCCGCGTGGAGTCTCTGGTCTCTTCCCGCCGGCGACCTCACCTACCGCGCGGTCCACGACGCCCTCTTGTTTATCCTCATCCCGGGAGCGCTCGCGGTCTCACACGGGCGTAACCTCGGGTGGAGGGTTGACCGACGAGCGCTCAGGAACACCGTCCTCCTCGCGTTGTTCGTCCTTCCGTTCTACCTCGTTGGGTCGTCGCTCCCGACGATTCGGACGTACTATCCGATGTGGCACACGTCGACGGCGCTCGCCGACTTCGTCCCACACGCAGCACAACAACTGCTGGTCGTCATCGCCGCCGAGACGTACTATCGCGGCTTGCTCTGCGTCGGTGTCCGCGAAATCGGGCGTAAGAGTGCGCTCATCAGTCCGATTCTCTACGCGTTCCACCACGTCGGCAAACCACCGATAGAGCTCCTGTTGTCGGCACCGACCGATATCCTGTTCGGCCTCGTCGATTACGAGAGCGACTCGATCCTCCCGTCGATCGTCGCCCACGGGTTCGGTCTCATCCTCCTTGACTGGTTGGTGCTCCATCCGCCGCTGTTCCCACCGGAAGACGTCGCTGCAGCGCTCCAGTGGCTTCCGATTCCGCTATGA
- a CDS encoding serine hydrolase domain-containing protein: protein MGRPLSRRRLLGTLVAIPVVLLSSFAALTAIAAIRYPREYVWRILAWRDSDVGDFLTHFPQRVLSASPSPYQFDVALDERRVAAAFETAFSVDDFEAFLAGTATQAFVVVQDDRIVYESYFNGWRRDSMLTSYSVAKSFASTLVGIAIQEGFIGGIDDPITQYLPELLDRDPAFANITIRHLLTMSSGLDYQEIRWGLYNSDDALTSYYPDQRHISLYNTHIVDPPGEYFLYNKYHPQLLGLILERTTGMSVTEWTQTRVWDPLGMEFDGAWCLDSTTSGFEKMEAGLNARAIDFAKFGRLFLHDGDWNGASIVHPDWVALATGRNPAGRAPAFSDDEYYAFMWWGFPRENEPPDFAAWGDRGQFVYVSPANRLIIVRNGGEYGIDPERWPEGFYRAVSEL, encoded by the coding sequence TTGGGAAGACCGCTCTCTCGACGCCGTCTCCTTGGAACCCTCGTCGCGATACCCGTCGTCCTGTTGTCGTCCTTCGCGGCTTTGACCGCTATTGCCGCGATACGGTATCCCAGAGAGTACGTTTGGCGTATCCTCGCGTGGAGGGACTCCGACGTTGGCGACTTCCTCACTCACTTCCCGCAACGAGTCCTCTCGGCCTCTCCGTCGCCGTATCAGTTCGATGTCGCACTCGACGAACGCCGGGTCGCAGCAGCGTTCGAGACTGCCTTCTCCGTCGACGATTTCGAGGCCTTCCTCGCCGGGACTGCCACACAAGCGTTCGTCGTCGTTCAGGACGACCGTATCGTCTACGAATCGTACTTCAACGGATGGCGACGCGACTCGATGCTCACGTCGTACTCCGTCGCAAAGTCGTTCGCCTCGACGCTCGTGGGAATCGCCATCCAAGAGGGATTCATCGGTGGCATCGACGACCCGATTACCCAGTATCTCCCCGAGTTACTCGACCGCGACCCGGCGTTCGCGAACATCACGATTCGGCATCTCCTCACGATGTCCTCAGGACTCGACTATCAGGAGATTCGCTGGGGTCTGTACAACAGCGACGACGCGCTCACGTCGTACTACCCCGACCAGCGACACATCAGTCTCTACAACACGCACATCGTCGACCCGCCCGGTGAGTACTTCCTGTACAACAAGTACCACCCGCAGTTGCTTGGGTTGATTCTCGAACGGACGACGGGGATGTCGGTCACCGAGTGGACACAGACACGGGTGTGGGACCCCCTCGGGATGGAGTTCGACGGAGCGTGGTGTCTCGACTCGACCACCAGCGGGTTCGAGAAGATGGAAGCCGGCCTCAATGCACGCGCCATCGACTTCGCAAAGTTCGGGCGGCTCTTTTTACACGATGGAGACTGGAACGGCGCGTCGATTGTCCACCCCGACTGGGTTGCCCTCGCAACGGGTCGCAACCCGGCCGGACGAGCACCCGCGTTCTCGGACGACGAGTACTACGCGTTCATGTGGTGGGGTTTTCCGCGTGAGAACGAACCGCCGGACTTCGCGGCGTGGGGTGACCGCGGACAGTTCGTCTACGTGTCGCCAGCCAATCGGCTCATCATCGTTCGAAACGGGGGCGAGTATGGAATCGACCCAGAACGGTGGCCCGAGGGATTCTACCGCGCCGTCAGCGAGTTGTGA
- a CDS encoding DUF302 domain-containing protein, which yields MALPIDPTAIKPEDIGEERVVLDMEHEEAIEHVREAFTDAGFGVATEFSPSEMLNEKVDAGRDPYYVLGACNPAMADRALTASDNQIGGLFPCNVVIWEEEPGKQVVYHLSIMRVARLIGIAPDNDEMADIIADTGELVEKALANLDAVDA from the coding sequence ATGGCACTCCCAATCGACCCGACCGCCATCAAACCGGAAGACATCGGTGAGGAACGTGTGGTCCTCGACATGGAACACGAGGAGGCAATCGAACACGTCCGCGAGGCGTTCACGGATGCAGGGTTCGGTGTCGCAACCGAATTTTCGCCGTCGGAGATGCTCAACGAGAAAGTCGACGCCGGCCGTGACCCGTACTACGTCCTCGGTGCCTGCAACCCCGCGATGGCCGACCGCGCACTCACCGCCTCCGACAACCAGATTGGCGGCCTCTTCCCGTGTAACGTCGTCATCTGGGAGGAAGAACCTGGGAAACAGGTCGTCTACCACCTGAGCATCATGCGCGTCGCCCGCCTCATTGGTATCGCCCCCGACAACGACGAGATGGCAGACATCATCGCCGACACGGGCGAACTCGTCGAGAAAGCGCTCGCCAACCTCGACGCTGTCGACGCCTAA
- the nreA gene encoding DNA repair protein NreA — MRLDEFMDIERDERAERRRLAEEKSYGILDHLETFQDRFEETVQGDSLYGGVSPSIFVGRSNYPRVSTGILSPVGHDEDADTFETSAAWYDEGVSISDVFQRRTSLLNSNRGTKVTNVADSWDGFLGTQREVAIADRPVTVEIGLDGKPELDLDAHSDDVATPVGPRARARSADLAENPHVPKAVKKTLEDDDWNAQGAMTYLYRRGFDVYDINTILSAGALGQTEQRRLVPTRWSITAVDDTLGQYLRGTVKHAPSIDNVEIYRNEFLGNAFWVILAPGRWEFELVEMKAPGSVWNPDPEAGMYLAADSEGYEGRTSYVNETAGAYHASRLGVLEHLHDRGRQAKALVLRHVSDDYWGPVGVWQIRESIRHAFEGEKAGAETFGGAVRDVTNYLPVSLGDLRRKSTMAAGLQTNIFDFS, encoded by the coding sequence ATGCGGCTCGACGAGTTCATGGACATCGAGCGAGACGAACGTGCCGAGCGCCGGCGTCTCGCCGAAGAGAAGTCCTACGGCATTCTCGACCACCTCGAGACGTTCCAAGACCGATTCGAGGAGACGGTCCAAGGTGACTCACTCTACGGCGGCGTCTCGCCGTCCATCTTCGTCGGGCGTTCGAACTACCCGCGCGTCTCGACTGGCATTCTCTCGCCAGTCGGCCACGACGAAGATGCCGACACCTTCGAGACGAGCGCCGCGTGGTACGACGAGGGCGTGAGTATCTCGGACGTGTTCCAGCGTCGAACCTCGCTTCTCAATTCGAATCGCGGCACGAAGGTGACGAACGTCGCCGACTCGTGGGACGGGTTTCTGGGGACGCAACGAGAAGTCGCAATCGCCGACCGTCCCGTGACCGTCGAAATCGGTCTCGACGGGAAACCCGAGTTAGACCTCGACGCCCACTCGGACGACGTTGCGACACCTGTCGGCCCCCGCGCCCGCGCTCGGTCTGCTGACCTCGCGGAGAACCCGCACGTCCCGAAAGCGGTGAAAAAGACGCTCGAAGACGACGACTGGAACGCACAGGGAGCGATGACGTACCTCTACCGACGCGGGTTCGACGTGTACGACATCAACACCATTCTGTCGGCGGGCGCACTTGGTCAGACAGAACAGCGACGCCTCGTGCCCACGCGGTGGTCGATTACCGCTGTCGACGACACACTCGGCCAGTACCTCCGGGGAACGGTGAAACACGCACCTTCCATCGACAACGTCGAAATCTACCGAAACGAGTTCCTCGGCAACGCGTTCTGGGTCATCCTCGCGCCGGGTCGCTGGGAGTTCGAGTTGGTCGAGATGAAGGCTCCCGGGAGTGTCTGGAACCCAGACCCAGAGGCAGGGATGTACCTCGCTGCAGACAGCGAGGGCTACGAAGGTCGGACGTCGTACGTGAACGAGACGGCAGGAGCGTACCACGCCTCCCGATTGGGTGTCCTCGAACACCTCCACGACCGAGGGCGGCAGGCGAAGGCGCTCGTCCTCAGACACGTCTCCGACGACTACTGGGGTCCCGTCGGCGTCTGGCAGATTCGCGAGTCGATTCGACACGCTTTCGAAGGAGAGAAAGCGGGGGCAGAGACGTTCGGTGGCGCCGTCCGCGACGTGACCAACTATCTCCCCGTCTCGCTGGGTGACCTCCGCCGGAAGTCGACGATGGCCGCCGGACTGCAGACGAACATCTTCGACTTCTCTTGA
- a CDS encoding transcription initiation factor IIB, which translates to MKRPTRQREREHDRPRWGAESESEDDEPTAEDEIDLDNLDPDEVIRTGDGELIHEETGIIIEEERIDPGPEWRAFNHSERQSKSRVGAPTTQTMHDKGLTTTIDWKDKDAYGRSLSSEKRSQMHRLRKWQERIRTKDAGERNLQFALSEIDRMASALGVPRAVREVASVIYRRALNEDLIRGRSIEGVATATLYAACRKEGIPRSLEEIAEVSRVERKEIGRTYRYISQELGLEMRPVDPKKYVPRFSSELDLSKEVQSKANEIIETTAEQGLLSGKSPTGFAAAAIYAASLLCNEKKTQREVADVAQVTEVTIRNRYQEQIEAMGIHA; encoded by the coding sequence ATGAAACGGCCTACCCGCCAGCGGGAACGTGAGCACGACCGACCTCGATGGGGAGCGGAGTCGGAGTCGGAGGACGACGAACCGACAGCGGAAGACGAGATAGACCTCGACAATCTCGACCCCGACGAAGTGATTCGAACTGGGGATGGTGAGCTAATTCACGAAGAGACTGGAATCATCATCGAAGAAGAGCGTATCGACCCCGGACCGGAGTGGCGTGCGTTCAACCACTCGGAACGACAGTCGAAGTCACGCGTCGGTGCACCGACCACCCAGACGATGCACGACAAGGGACTGACGACGACCATCGACTGGAAGGACAAAGACGCCTATGGCCGGTCGCTCTCGTCCGAAAAACGGTCACAGATGCACCGTCTTCGGAAGTGGCAAGAGCGAATTCGGACCAAAGACGCCGGCGAACGGAACTTGCAGTTCGCACTCAGCGAAATCGACCGCATGGCGTCCGCACTCGGTGTCCCGCGTGCTGTCCGCGAAGTCGCGTCCGTCATCTACCGCCGCGCGCTCAACGAAGACCTGATTCGCGGACGCTCCATCGAGGGCGTCGCAACCGCGACGCTCTACGCTGCCTGTCGGAAAGAGGGGATTCCGCGCTCGCTCGAAGAGATTGCCGAAGTCTCCCGCGTCGAGCGGAAAGAGATCGGTCGCACGTACCGGTACATCTCACAGGAACTCGGACTCGAGATGCGCCCAGTCGACCCGAAGAAGTACGTCCCTCGTTTCTCGTCTGAACTCGACCTCTCGAAGGAAGTGCAGTCGAAGGCGAACGAGATTATCGAGACGACGGCCGAACAGGGCTTGCTCTCCGGGAAGTCGCCGACGGGATTCGCTGCCGCGGCGATTTACGCGGCTTCGTTGCTCTGTAACGAGAAGAAGACCCAGCGTGAAGTCGCCGACGTCGCGCAGGTGACCGAAGTCACCATCCGGAACCGCTACCAAGAACAGATCGAAGCGATGGGCATCCACGCCTGA
- the rnhA gene encoding ribonuclease HI translates to MPTVECDPDDARRRLEEAGVAVQSGNTEYEHWRAERGDASAVAYDDKVVVQGANPADLLAILQSKGGRAHVYFDGASRGNPGPAAIGWAIVTSNGIVAEGSKRIGKTTNNRAEYEALIQALTVAKEYGYDEVDVRGDSQLIVKQVRGEWKTNDPGLRERRVKANELLTAFDRWTLEHVPREINDRADSLANEALDNA, encoded by the coding sequence ATGCCGACGGTCGAGTGTGACCCCGACGATGCCCGACGACGACTCGAAGAGGCGGGTGTTGCCGTCCAATCCGGCAACACAGAGTACGAACACTGGCGCGCCGAGCGTGGCGACGCCAGCGCCGTCGCCTACGACGACAAAGTCGTCGTGCAAGGGGCCAATCCCGCGGATTTGCTGGCTATCTTGCAATCGAAGGGTGGCCGGGCACACGTCTACTTCGACGGTGCGAGTCGCGGGAATCCCGGTCCGGCTGCAATTGGGTGGGCTATCGTCACGAGCAACGGCATCGTCGCCGAAGGGTCGAAGCGCATCGGAAAGACGACCAACAACCGTGCCGAGTACGAAGCGCTCATCCAGGCGCTGACGGTCGCCAAAGAGTACGGATACGACGAAGTCGACGTCCGCGGAGACTCCCAACTCATCGTCAAGCAGGTTCGTGGCGAGTGGAAGACCAACGACCCTGGACTCCGTGAGCGCCGCGTGAAGGCGAACGAACTCCTCACGGCGTTCGACCGCTGGACCCTCGAACACGTACCGCGAGAGATAAACGACCGCGCAGACTCCCTAGCCAACGAGGCCCTCGACAATGCCTGA
- a CDS encoding DUF7108 family protein, giving the protein MPESELPDEVQEEAERLTRLARDAVDPDERAAYLSARDDLVEQYDFVARHREEDDVLVLHPAEWVDDGGTVRPAQIDDIDRGIERPLSGTGEDHEWSAVEEHNATVVETIADEHGDVHAANARAFADFLGNHYVRRIETAGTPEVREFVKEYYPRNAWPTAEQRSVLSESLELIFDAAGAELPEFK; this is encoded by the coding sequence ATGCCTGAGTCAGAACTCCCCGACGAGGTACAGGAAGAAGCAGAGCGGTTGACTCGCCTGGCCCGCGACGCGGTCGACCCCGACGAGCGCGCCGCGTACCTCTCGGCGCGCGACGACCTCGTCGAGCAGTACGACTTCGTCGCTCGCCACCGCGAAGAAGACGACGTGCTCGTCCTCCACCCCGCCGAGTGGGTCGACGACGGAGGAACCGTCCGTCCCGCGCAAATCGACGACATCGACCGCGGGATAGAACGACCGCTGTCTGGAACTGGCGAAGACCACGAGTGGAGCGCAGTCGAAGAACACAACGCCACTGTCGTCGAGACCATCGCTGACGAACACGGAGACGTCCACGCCGCGAACGCACGCGCGTTCGCAGACTTCCTCGGAAACCACTACGTCCGCAGAATCGAGACAGCGGGCACTCCCGAGGTGCGTGAGTTCGTCAAAGAATATTATCCACGCAATGCGTGGCCGACCGCGGAACAGCGGTCAGTTCTTTCGGAGTCGCTCGAACTGATTTTCGACGCCGCAGGCGCCGAATTGCCCGAGTTCAAGTGA
- a CDS encoding PadR family transcriptional regulator — MSEAQTIGNKSGAARDLTAFQQNILVILAEEPMYGLAIKRHLEEYYDTEVNHGRLYPNLDDLVEMGLVEKSELDKRTNQYELTDDGLKAVLDRFDWMLSKFVTDDERAEMVSELIEAKL; from the coding sequence ATGTCAGAGGCACAAACTATTGGCAACAAATCCGGTGCGGCTCGGGACCTCACCGCGTTCCAACAGAACATCCTCGTCATCCTTGCCGAGGAACCGATGTACGGTCTTGCAATCAAGCGCCACCTCGAAGAGTACTACGACACCGAAGTCAACCACGGGCGTCTGTACCCCAACCTCGACGACCTCGTCGAGATGGGCCTCGTCGAGAAGAGCGAACTCGACAAGCGTACCAACCAGTACGAACTGACCGACGACGGTCTCAAAGCCGTCCTCGACCGCTTCGACTGGATGCTCTCGAAGTTCGTTACGGACGACGAGCGCGCCGAGATGGTCTCCGAGCTCATCGAAGCCAAGCTGTAA
- a CDS encoding inorganic diphosphatase, whose protein sequence is MANLWEDMETGPDAPDVIYAVVECLKGERNKYEYDKDIPGVVLDRVLHSNVHYPSDYGFMPQTYYDDEDPFDVLVLVEDQTFPGCVIEARPVALMKMDDDGEQDDKVIAVPTEDPRYDHIEDLEDIPQQLRAEIDEFFATYKNLEAGKEVETLGWEDKQAAKDAIEHAMDLYEENFA, encoded by the coding sequence ATGGCGAATCTCTGGGAAGACATGGAAACCGGCCCCGACGCGCCGGACGTCATCTACGCAGTTGTCGAGTGCCTCAAAGGCGAGCGCAACAAGTACGAGTACGACAAGGACATCCCCGGCGTCGTCCTCGACCGCGTGCTCCACTCCAACGTCCACTACCCCTCGGACTACGGGTTCATGCCGCAGACGTACTACGACGACGAAGACCCCTTCGACGTGCTCGTCCTCGTCGAAGACCAGACGTTCCCTGGCTGCGTCATCGAAGCGCGCCCCGTCGCTCTCATGAAGATGGACGACGACGGCGAGCAGGACGACAAGGTCATCGCCGTCCCCACCGAGGACCCCCGGTACGACCACATCGAAGACCTCGAAGACATCCCGCAGCAACTCCGTGCCGAGATTGACGAGTTCTTCGCGACGTACAAGAACCTCGAAGCGGGCAAGGAAGTCGAGACCCTCGGCTGGGAAGACAAGCAGGCCGCGAAGGACGCCATCGAACACGCGATGGACCTCTACGAAGAGAACTTCGCGTAA